GTCTGGGTCGATAATGCAGGTGTATGGCTTGCCGTCTCGAACCAAAATGGGCACCACGACTCTGCGCACCATGGGGGGCTGATTGATGTCTGGGGATCCCTCCGTCCGAGCTCTCTTCATTTTGTACCTGTGGTTCTGAAACCAGATCTTCACCTGCGTTGGGGTAAGGCTGAGGAGGTGCGCGAGATGCTCTCGTTCCGGCGCAGACAGGTAGCGCTGTTGTCTGAAGCGTCTCTCGAGTTCGAAGGTTTGGGCCTTGGAAAACAACACGCGAcgcttcttcctcttctcctctgccTCACATTCGGAAGAAAGCTCGGATTTCTTGGTGGAATCTGGTAATGTCTCCGGGCAACTCTCATCAGAGGCTGTTGGGATTataaacatttcagtaaatatacGAATTTCAAATAAAGCAATGTTAATCACAGGGTGCACCCAACGCAGCTGTCACAGAAGTGAACTATAGTCTACGACTTATAACATAGACATATCCTCGAAGAAatgaataatggaaaataatataataattttaaaagaaacgtGTTCAGCCAATGTTAATCAATCGTGTGTATGTTAATGAATAGCACCAAGCTTTGCGTCTTTATCTGATACAGGCTACGTGATGCATATTTGCTGTAAACATTAAGCGAATTTATATCGTGTCTAAGACTGAAGAATGTTTGACGTGTACATCTCACGTGCAATGAAGGCATGGTGTTAAAATGATCATAAACTGTTGATGTCAGTTGTCAGTCACGGTCGCGCGCGTGGAAGACTTACACAAGCAGTGGCCCGGGTCGCTCTCCAGCCAGGAGGAGTAGCTGCCGGTGGAGCGCGTGAGCCTTGGAGAGCGCTGAGGTTCTGCGTCGGCGTCATGCTCTGGCAAATCCAAAATACTCCTCACAGTGAAGCTGATTTTCGCAGAAATAgccatcgttttttttttttgtttttaaatgggaaaacagGCCCGGTCGGCGTGCCCCAAAATCAATTAAAACTGGAGAGAGCTGCGCGCGGAAAGCAGGTTATCCACTGGAAGACGACAGAAGAGAGGCGCACGTTGTTACACGGGAACCTCCAGTAGCAGTGTGGACACCAGAGGCGGGATGCTTATATAAACAGCTGTCAGGGCTGCAAACACTAGCCGCTTTCAGAGTCGCCCTTCCATAAGATGCTAAGTACCTGAATGGCTCGAGTGCCGAAATCCCAGCGAGGGTAGGTGTAAATGTGAAGAATACCCCGTTACCTACACAATGGTCGAAGGAAACACTCCTCATCATTATATATTCTGTCCGATTCGCCGAAAGTGGGGAAACAGATAATGGTAATTGTTGCGGCTGAATCACGTCTTGGGTGGCAAGTGACAACAAgcgacccccctccctcctcaacAAACATCGCCGATATTTGCATACAAAGTGCACCATTAGC
This window of the Anguilla anguilla isolate fAngAng1 chromosome 1, fAngAng1.pri, whole genome shotgun sequence genome carries:
- the nkx2.9 gene encoding NK2 transcription factor related, locus 9 isoform X2 — protein: MWGHKEEHDADAEPQRSPRLTRSTGSYSSWLESDPGHCLSSDESCPETLPDSTKKSELSSECEAEEKRKKRRVLFSKAQTFELERRFRQQRYLSAPEREHLAHLLSLTPTQVKIWFQNHRYKMKRARTEGSPDINQPPMVRRVVVPILVRDGKPYTCIIDPDKTGCSIPLVATAASFSNHGYQSFQQSPLALFPRYQHLTTPVASRQHWAW
- the nkx2.9 gene encoding NK2 transcription factor related, locus 9 isoform X1 gives rise to the protein MAISAKISFTVRSILDLPEHDADAEPQRSPRLTRSTGSYSSWLESDPGHCLSSDESCPETLPDSTKKSELSSECEAEEKRKKRRVLFSKAQTFELERRFRQQRYLSAPEREHLAHLLSLTPTQVKIWFQNHRYKMKRARTEGSPDINQPPMVRRVVVPILVRDGKPYTCIIDPDKTGCSIPLVATAASFSNHGYQSFQQSPLALFPRYQHLTTPVASRQHWAW